The Nitrosopumilus cobalaminigenes genome contains a region encoding:
- a CDS encoding indole-3-glycerol phosphate synthase TrpC yields MAENILRKLVNNSQMAIDDGVYDIDANLEKSSKDFIQIINANPHATLLTEIKFASPSLGKIKTLTDPVSIAKQMIAGGSKALSVLTQPHLFQGSPEYFMKVREAVDVPMLMKDIMIDKIQIDAAKKIGADYMLVIQSLFDQKFLSDIDEFIDYGHKQGLQILLEVHTKKELENALNTKADLIGINNRNLDTLEIDIKTTESILSGIEKSRPILSESGINTSEDIQYLKKCGADAFLIGSSIMKSDNIEEQVKKLVNAY; encoded by the coding sequence ATGGCTGAAAATATTTTACGAAAACTAGTGAACAATTCTCAAATGGCAATTGATGATGGAGTTTATGATATAGACGCAAATTTGGAAAAATCAAGTAAAGACTTTATTCAAATTATCAATGCAAACCCACATGCCACACTGCTAACTGAGATAAAATTTGCATCACCATCGTTAGGTAAAATCAAGACATTGACTGATCCTGTAAGCATTGCAAAACAAATGATTGCTGGAGGCTCAAAAGCATTATCAGTATTGACCCAACCACACCTATTTCAGGGCTCACCGGAATATTTCATGAAAGTTAGGGAGGCAGTAGATGTACCAATGTTAATGAAAGATATCATGATAGACAAAATTCAGATTGATGCTGCAAAGAAGATAGGAGCAGATTACATGTTAGTGATTCAGTCTTTATTTGATCAGAAATTCCTCTCAGACATTGATGAATTCATAGATTATGGGCATAAACAAGGATTGCAAATTTTACTTGAAGTTCATACAAAAAAAGAATTAGAAAATGCACTAAACACAAAAGCTGATTTAATCGGGATTAATAACAGAAATCTAGACACTTTGGAAATAGATATCAAAACTACAGAATCCATACTTTCAGGAATAGAGAAATCAAGACCTATTTTATCAGAGAGTGGAATCAATACATCTGAGGATATTCAATATCTAAAAAAATGTGGAGCAGATGCTTTCTTGATAGGGTCAAGCATAATGAAAAGTGACAACATTGAAGAACAAGTAAAAAAATTGGTGAATGCATATTGA